One window of the Sparus aurata chromosome 17, fSpaAur1.1, whole genome shotgun sequence genome contains the following:
- the plekhg6 gene encoding uncharacterized protein plekhg6 isoform X2, with protein MDPSKPSLSSKAPHVNNGGGNESLMEETMVPWRDGVDGDRQRDVDARQPDVVEGKTAAAEINTHRRGSAEKQEKRRFSTFGYQRRTKQKVVTDFATVSKGTSAGAKPRAALRQVLFSQGVSEKNPASEERGQLDVLKQDLGSYAVPVSLKWMWKEESLGTTLEKNWTEIVHSHSTMTKTQRHQQEALWEFVHTELSYINKLIIIKDLVMAALVNLHQHGFLLEVTPELLFSNLPSILAAHQLFWQEVIYPMLHEVRRTGMPFDPMMLEAGCLQFHQRFSCYQHYCWEEENNMEFTRRQMENNQHFLTFVQWVETHPQCDRMRVGDMQAKPHQRITKYPLLLKAVLKNTQDAHVEHTIRGMLSSVNSFLESINDYLRLKDEELALDISALRVEGYEVEGINEEIDKHVREVCQFDLTCPIRGVGPGVVRKLLLEENLKIRGRKDSKLEVVALLFSDVLLVTKVQKKGERLKVVRPPLALDRTFCIALKDGCSFVLVEVGELQSAMNVYIFAASTSESCSTWVSTIHQAQDTLRSWKEEENKRQLENLRIQQLEAKPVTDAKTDDMETEEQPLTQSGEETFVDELTKEFIIPQSINGTMASNEAEEPNPPVDATNTAGVPFTNSYSNNNDRKLERKSFAGRRQAIRGYEWIEMGVRRQQIGIHTEEEAETLRIKERYVTWSHRQSTPNLDHFALSTASDPSRYNTTGPHVFLLGGYPDVDYPIDEDSSSQPANQPTISREGPERGSDSHSLNQDTRRNSIYSQSGDMATSQEAWGFSKKLRSPGLRRRRPVSTNQGPGTRHFFQSSGQGSSPSNSGSDDNTNIKRNSLPSGQSSDSHRVLKLGSLKPNQGMFWNREGRDSPDPQTMSESELPDWNFYNKRPKIKTQRSVSNPNIIIEGDHRLRLHANSLQTIPQAKDARFTVSGQNPNGHTSPLEGLLERVNGRVRDRDGVIRDKNLKTTNLRSRYHSPSPSFSTTPSPPPSDGDRDTEWEEEVALMRRRALTVSGGWKEQLVDGEEDEKRDSAVFSDGVNVDWSGWCFDDDEVMDHLEPEHEGLLEGISRSLASWDLQGHSEHEDGECSQV; from the exons ATGGATCCGAGCAAGCCCAG CCTTTCCTCCAAAGCACCGCATGTAAACAACGGTGGGGGAAATGAGTCACTAATGGAAGAAACAATGGTGCCGTGGCGAGACGGCGTGGACGGGGACAGGCAGAGGGATGTGGACGCCAGACAGCCAGATGTTGTTGAAGGGAagacagcagctgcagagatcAACACTCACCGCAGGGGGTCAGCAGAGAAACAAGAGAAACGCCGGTTCAGTACGTTTGGCTATCAG CGGCGGACGAAGCAGAAGGTCGTGACTGATTTTGCAACAGTGAGTAAGGGAACGTCTGCAGGGGCCAAACCCAGAGCTGCTCTGAGACAGGTCCTGTTCAGCCAGGGAGTGTCTGAGAAAAATCCAGCGTCTGAG GAACGTGGTCAGCTGGATGTGTTGAAGCAGGATCTGGGGAGTTACGCTGTGCCAGTCAGTCTGAAGTGGATGTGGAAGGAGGAAAGTCTGGGAACGACGCTGGAGAAGAACTGGACAGAGATAGTGCACTCTCATTCT aCTATGACAAAGACGCAGAGGCACCAGCAGGAGGCGCTGTGGGAGTTTGTCCACACTGAGCTCAGCTACATCAACAAGCTCATTATCATAAAAGAC TTGGTTATGGCTGCTCTTGTCAACCTGCACCAACATGGATTTCTCCTGGAG GTGACCCCTGAGCTGCTTTTCTCCAACCTTCCCTCCATCCTCGCCGCACACCAGCTGTTCTGGCAGGAGGTGATTTATCCCATGTTGCACGAGGTCCGGAGGACAGGCATGCCCTTTGACCCCATGATGTTGGAGGCCGGCTGCCTGCAA TTCCATCAGCGCTTTTCTTGTTACCAGCATTACTGTTGGGAGGAGGAAAACAATATGGAGTTCACACGCAGACAGATGGAGAACAACCAACATTTTCTCACGTTCGTCCAG TGGGTGGAGACTCACCCTCAGTGTGACCGTATGCGTGTCGGGGACATGCAAGCCAAACCCCATCAGAGGATCACAAAGTACCCTCTACTGCTCAAGGCCGTGCTGAAAAACACCCAGGACGCTCATGTGGAACACACCATCAGAGGCATG TTATCCAGCGTGAACAGTTTTTTGGAGAGCATCAACGACTACCTGAGGCTGAAGGATGAGGAGCTCGCTCTCGACATCTCTGCTCTGAGGGTGGAGGGATACGAGGTGGAGGGAATAAACGAAGAGATTGACAAG CATGTGAGAGAGGTCTGCCAGTTTGACCTGACGTGCCCCATCAGAGGAGTGGGTCCTGGAGTCGTACgtaagctgctgctggaggagaacttGAAGATTCGGGGGAGAAAAGACAGTAAG CTGGAGGTGGTGGCACTACTCTTCTCAGATGTTCTTCTAGTGACCAAAGTCCAGAAGAAAGGAGAGCGCCTGAAAGTGGTTCGACCTCCTCTGGCCCTTGACAGAACGTTTTGTATAGCGCTGAAAGATGGCT GTTCATTTGTTCTCGTGGAGGTGGGTGAGCTCCAGAGTGCCATGAATGTCTACATATTCGCAGCCAGCACctcagagagctgctccacGTGGGTCTCCACCATCCACCAGGCACAG GACACACTGAGGAGctggaaagaggaagagaacaaAAGACAACTGGAAAACTTGAGAATCCAGCAGCTGGAGGCCAAACCTGTTACAGATGCCAAGACAGACGATATGGAGACAGAAGAGCAACCTCTTACTCAGTCGGGAGAAGAGACTTTTGTGGATGAACTTACAAAGGAATTTATAATCCCCCAATCAATAAATGGGACGATGGCATCTAACGAAGCGGAGGAACCAAATCCTCCAGTTGATGCCACTAACACTGCTGGTGTTCCTTTTACGAACTCCTATTCCAACAACAACGATCGCAAATTAGAGCGAAAGAGCTTTGCTGGTCGGCGACAAGCAATCAGAGGATATGAATGGATAGAAATGGGAGTGAGAAGACAACAAATTGGGATCCATacagaggaagaagctgaaactCTCAGGATTAAAGAGCGATATGTGACCTGGAGCCACAGGCAATCTACCCCTAACCTGGATCATTTCGCTCTTAGTACCGCATCTGATCCATCACGATACAACACAACTGGACCACATGTGTTCCTACTAGGTGGATATCCAGATGTTGACTACCCAATTGATGAAGATAGTAGTTCACAACCTGCTAACCAACCAACAATATCCAGGGAGGGGCCTGAGAGAGGCTCAGATTCCCACTCTTTGAACCAGGACACAAGGAGAAATTCCATCTACAGCCAGTCTGGAGACATGGCAACATCTCAAGAGGCTTGGGGTTTCTCAAAAAAACTGAGGTCCCCTGGGTTACGCAGGAGGAGGCCTGTCAGCACCAATCAGGGACCCGGGACTCGGCACTTCTTTCAGAGCTCAGGACAGGGTTCCTCTCCATCCAACTCTGGCTCAGACGACAACACAAATATCAAGAGAAACTCTCTTCCCTCTGGCCAAAGCTCAGATTCACATCGGGTGCTGAAGCTGGGCTCCCTGAAGCCGAACCAGGGCATGTTTTGGAACAGGGAAGGTAGAGACTCTCCAGACCCCCAAACGATGTCTGAGTCTGAGCTGCCCGATTGGAACTTTTACAACAAAAGGCCCAAAATAAAAACCCAAAGGAGTGTGTCCAATCCTAACATCATCATTGAAGGAGACCATAGACTTCGTCTGCATGCAAATAGTCTTCAAACAATACCGCAAGCAAAGGATGCACGATTCACCGTCTCGGGACAGAATCCCAATGGACACACATCGCCTCTGGAGGGTCTTCTGGAAAGAGTCAATGGTAGAGTGAGGGACAGGGACGGAGTCATAAGAGACAAAAACTTGAAAACGACCAACTTGAGGTCAAGGTATCATTCTCCCTCCCCGTCATTTTCCACCACACCCTCACCACCGCCCAgtgatggagacagagacacagagtggGAAGAGGAAGTGGCGCTGATGCGACGCAGAGCTCTCACAGTGAGTGGAGGATGGAAGGAGCAGCTGGTGgatggagaggaagatgaaaagaGGGACAG TGCTGTCTTTTCAGACGGTGTAAACGTGGACTGGTCTGGTTGGTGCTTTGATGATGACGAAGTCATGGATCATTTAGAACCCGAACATGAGGGGCTTCTGGAGGGCATCAGCCGATCTCTGGCCTCTTGGGACCTTCAAGGACATTCAGAGCATGAGGACGGAGAATGTAGTCAGGTGTAG
- the lag3 gene encoding lymphocyte activation gene 3 protein codes for MLSECFIFGVITFLTAGAQCQDTEVFAEAGSQALLPCRYSSSSTVAPAIMWNKVNKGTVWRKEKNGLQYRGSSWTQRAKCPHSQFERGDFSLQLNNVTEQDGGIYTCRVVGEHRVTESRIMLIIIKVSVSPSVPMLGSDVSIGCKVTPEPHGVTVRWMLNNRPFRTAESVVNVKASVRVTGNWTCVVGYEGKEGRASATLAVKGIIQPSKDDAKVYAAVGSAITLPCVFTPGLFPAKPALEKLKPGSLLIHTPDRLPASFVASSPSSEPTSDHSATLKEVEFEDQGTYRCSGIIKGHWLTRNMQLVVAKIDSSTLSKKRDSLTLTCQLTDTSEVVDYEWVHVVYDVNGTQSVESIQKGKTLSLDKVSEENQGEWTCRFYGEEGILGNVTHHVHLMGGLSGKKSSSVSNNTVATVGLSILLLVLLLVLVKMYLNHQRRKRILQYPALETIVHTTSNEREERERNREKK; via the exons atGCTGTCGGAGTGTTTCATCTTCGGTGTGATTACCTTTCTTACAGCAG GGGCACAATGTCAAGACACGGAGGTGTTCGCTGAGGCAGGCTCTCAGGCTTTACTGCCCTGTAGATACAGCTCTTCATCCACAGTAGCCCCTGCCATCATGTGGAACAAAGTCAACAAAGG CACTGTTtggagaaaggaaaagaatgGTCTGCAGTACCGGGGCTCTAGCTGGACCCAACGAGCAAAATGCCCCCACTCCCAGTTTGAACGAGGCGACTTCAGCCTGCAGCTAAACAACGTGACGGAGCAGGACGGTGGAATTTACACTTGCAGGGTGGTGGGCGAACACAGGGTCACTGAAAGCAGGATCATGCTCATAATCATTAAAG TGTCTGTTTCTCCGTCGGTGCCCATGTTGGGGAGCGACGTTTCAATTGGCTGTAAAGTGACTCCAGAGCCTCATGGAGTCACTGTGCGGTGGATGCTAAACAACAGGCCATTTCGGACTGCTGAAAGTGTTGTGAATGTAAAGGCGTCTGTGAGAGTGACAGGAAACTGGACCTGTGTCGTGGGCTACGAGGGCAAAGAGGGGCGAGCTTCGGCAACCCTGGCTGTGAAGG GAATCATCCAACCATCCAAAGACGATGCTAAAGTCTACGCTGCCGTGGGATCTGCCATCACGCTCCCTTGTGTGTTCACCCCTGGGTTATTCCCAGCTAAGCCGGCCTTGGAGAAACTCAAACCTGGGTCTCTTCTTATACACACTCCTGATCGCCTCCCTGCTTCTTTTGTTGCATCCTCGCCGTCCTCTGAGCCCACCTCGGATCACTCTGCCACTTTGAAAGAGGTTGAGTTTGAGGACCAGGGCACGTACAGATGCTCTGGGATCATAAAGGGACACTGGCTGACTCGAAACATGCAGCTTGTTGTTGCTAAAA ttgaCAGCAGCACCCTGTCAAAGAAAAGAGACTCCTTGACACTGACCTGCCAGCTGACCGACACAAGCGAAGTCGTCGACTACGAATGGGTTCATGTGGTCTATGACGTCAACGGCACCCAGTCAGTTGAGTCCATCCAGAAGGGGAAGACTCTAAGCTTAGACAAGGTGTCGGAGGAGAACCAGGGCGAATGGACATGTCGTTTCTACGGAGAGGAgggcattttgggaaatgtaacACACCATGTTCATCTGATGG GTGGTCTGAGTGGAAAAAAATCATCAAGTGTCTCAAATAACACCGTTGCCACGGTCGGGCTCAGCATTCTCCTCCTCgttctgctgctggttttggtCAAGATGTACCTGAACCACCAAAGG AGGAAAAGGATCTTGCAGTACCCCGCGCTGGAGACGATTGTTCATACCACCTCCAACGAGCGGGAGGAGAGAGAACGGAACCGAGAGAAAAAGTAA
- the plekhg6 gene encoding uncharacterized protein plekhg6 isoform X1, translated as MSNPSVLVLSLSSKAPHVNNGGGNESLMEETMVPWRDGVDGDRQRDVDARQPDVVEGKTAAAEINTHRRGSAEKQEKRRFSTFGYQRRTKQKVVTDFATVSKGTSAGAKPRAALRQVLFSQGVSEKNPASEERGQLDVLKQDLGSYAVPVSLKWMWKEESLGTTLEKNWTEIVHSHSTMTKTQRHQQEALWEFVHTELSYINKLIIIKDLVMAALVNLHQHGFLLEVTPELLFSNLPSILAAHQLFWQEVIYPMLHEVRRTGMPFDPMMLEAGCLQFHQRFSCYQHYCWEEENNMEFTRRQMENNQHFLTFVQWVETHPQCDRMRVGDMQAKPHQRITKYPLLLKAVLKNTQDAHVEHTIRGMLSSVNSFLESINDYLRLKDEELALDISALRVEGYEVEGINEEIDKHVREVCQFDLTCPIRGVGPGVVRKLLLEENLKIRGRKDSKLEVVALLFSDVLLVTKVQKKGERLKVVRPPLALDRTFCIALKDGCSFVLVEVGELQSAMNVYIFAASTSESCSTWVSTIHQAQDTLRSWKEEENKRQLENLRIQQLEAKPVTDAKTDDMETEEQPLTQSGEETFVDELTKEFIIPQSINGTMASNEAEEPNPPVDATNTAGVPFTNSYSNNNDRKLERKSFAGRRQAIRGYEWIEMGVRRQQIGIHTEEEAETLRIKERYVTWSHRQSTPNLDHFALSTASDPSRYNTTGPHVFLLGGYPDVDYPIDEDSSSQPANQPTISREGPERGSDSHSLNQDTRRNSIYSQSGDMATSQEAWGFSKKLRSPGLRRRRPVSTNQGPGTRHFFQSSGQGSSPSNSGSDDNTNIKRNSLPSGQSSDSHRVLKLGSLKPNQGMFWNREGRDSPDPQTMSESELPDWNFYNKRPKIKTQRSVSNPNIIIEGDHRLRLHANSLQTIPQAKDARFTVSGQNPNGHTSPLEGLLERVNGRVRDRDGVIRDKNLKTTNLRSRYHSPSPSFSTTPSPPPSDGDRDTEWEEEVALMRRRALTVSGGWKEQLVDGEEDEKRDSAVFSDGVNVDWSGWCFDDDEVMDHLEPEHEGLLEGISRSLASWDLQGHSEHEDGECSQV; from the exons ATGAGTAACCCCAGTGTGCTTGTCCTCAGCCTTTCCTCCAAAGCACCGCATGTAAACAACGGTGGGGGAAATGAGTCACTAATGGAAGAAACAATGGTGCCGTGGCGAGACGGCGTGGACGGGGACAGGCAGAGGGATGTGGACGCCAGACAGCCAGATGTTGTTGAAGGGAagacagcagctgcagagatcAACACTCACCGCAGGGGGTCAGCAGAGAAACAAGAGAAACGCCGGTTCAGTACGTTTGGCTATCAG CGGCGGACGAAGCAGAAGGTCGTGACTGATTTTGCAACAGTGAGTAAGGGAACGTCTGCAGGGGCCAAACCCAGAGCTGCTCTGAGACAGGTCCTGTTCAGCCAGGGAGTGTCTGAGAAAAATCCAGCGTCTGAG GAACGTGGTCAGCTGGATGTGTTGAAGCAGGATCTGGGGAGTTACGCTGTGCCAGTCAGTCTGAAGTGGATGTGGAAGGAGGAAAGTCTGGGAACGACGCTGGAGAAGAACTGGACAGAGATAGTGCACTCTCATTCT aCTATGACAAAGACGCAGAGGCACCAGCAGGAGGCGCTGTGGGAGTTTGTCCACACTGAGCTCAGCTACATCAACAAGCTCATTATCATAAAAGAC TTGGTTATGGCTGCTCTTGTCAACCTGCACCAACATGGATTTCTCCTGGAG GTGACCCCTGAGCTGCTTTTCTCCAACCTTCCCTCCATCCTCGCCGCACACCAGCTGTTCTGGCAGGAGGTGATTTATCCCATGTTGCACGAGGTCCGGAGGACAGGCATGCCCTTTGACCCCATGATGTTGGAGGCCGGCTGCCTGCAA TTCCATCAGCGCTTTTCTTGTTACCAGCATTACTGTTGGGAGGAGGAAAACAATATGGAGTTCACACGCAGACAGATGGAGAACAACCAACATTTTCTCACGTTCGTCCAG TGGGTGGAGACTCACCCTCAGTGTGACCGTATGCGTGTCGGGGACATGCAAGCCAAACCCCATCAGAGGATCACAAAGTACCCTCTACTGCTCAAGGCCGTGCTGAAAAACACCCAGGACGCTCATGTGGAACACACCATCAGAGGCATG TTATCCAGCGTGAACAGTTTTTTGGAGAGCATCAACGACTACCTGAGGCTGAAGGATGAGGAGCTCGCTCTCGACATCTCTGCTCTGAGGGTGGAGGGATACGAGGTGGAGGGAATAAACGAAGAGATTGACAAG CATGTGAGAGAGGTCTGCCAGTTTGACCTGACGTGCCCCATCAGAGGAGTGGGTCCTGGAGTCGTACgtaagctgctgctggaggagaacttGAAGATTCGGGGGAGAAAAGACAGTAAG CTGGAGGTGGTGGCACTACTCTTCTCAGATGTTCTTCTAGTGACCAAAGTCCAGAAGAAAGGAGAGCGCCTGAAAGTGGTTCGACCTCCTCTGGCCCTTGACAGAACGTTTTGTATAGCGCTGAAAGATGGCT GTTCATTTGTTCTCGTGGAGGTGGGTGAGCTCCAGAGTGCCATGAATGTCTACATATTCGCAGCCAGCACctcagagagctgctccacGTGGGTCTCCACCATCCACCAGGCACAG GACACACTGAGGAGctggaaagaggaagagaacaaAAGACAACTGGAAAACTTGAGAATCCAGCAGCTGGAGGCCAAACCTGTTACAGATGCCAAGACAGACGATATGGAGACAGAAGAGCAACCTCTTACTCAGTCGGGAGAAGAGACTTTTGTGGATGAACTTACAAAGGAATTTATAATCCCCCAATCAATAAATGGGACGATGGCATCTAACGAAGCGGAGGAACCAAATCCTCCAGTTGATGCCACTAACACTGCTGGTGTTCCTTTTACGAACTCCTATTCCAACAACAACGATCGCAAATTAGAGCGAAAGAGCTTTGCTGGTCGGCGACAAGCAATCAGAGGATATGAATGGATAGAAATGGGAGTGAGAAGACAACAAATTGGGATCCATacagaggaagaagctgaaactCTCAGGATTAAAGAGCGATATGTGACCTGGAGCCACAGGCAATCTACCCCTAACCTGGATCATTTCGCTCTTAGTACCGCATCTGATCCATCACGATACAACACAACTGGACCACATGTGTTCCTACTAGGTGGATATCCAGATGTTGACTACCCAATTGATGAAGATAGTAGTTCACAACCTGCTAACCAACCAACAATATCCAGGGAGGGGCCTGAGAGAGGCTCAGATTCCCACTCTTTGAACCAGGACACAAGGAGAAATTCCATCTACAGCCAGTCTGGAGACATGGCAACATCTCAAGAGGCTTGGGGTTTCTCAAAAAAACTGAGGTCCCCTGGGTTACGCAGGAGGAGGCCTGTCAGCACCAATCAGGGACCCGGGACTCGGCACTTCTTTCAGAGCTCAGGACAGGGTTCCTCTCCATCCAACTCTGGCTCAGACGACAACACAAATATCAAGAGAAACTCTCTTCCCTCTGGCCAAAGCTCAGATTCACATCGGGTGCTGAAGCTGGGCTCCCTGAAGCCGAACCAGGGCATGTTTTGGAACAGGGAAGGTAGAGACTCTCCAGACCCCCAAACGATGTCTGAGTCTGAGCTGCCCGATTGGAACTTTTACAACAAAAGGCCCAAAATAAAAACCCAAAGGAGTGTGTCCAATCCTAACATCATCATTGAAGGAGACCATAGACTTCGTCTGCATGCAAATAGTCTTCAAACAATACCGCAAGCAAAGGATGCACGATTCACCGTCTCGGGACAGAATCCCAATGGACACACATCGCCTCTGGAGGGTCTTCTGGAAAGAGTCAATGGTAGAGTGAGGGACAGGGACGGAGTCATAAGAGACAAAAACTTGAAAACGACCAACTTGAGGTCAAGGTATCATTCTCCCTCCCCGTCATTTTCCACCACACCCTCACCACCGCCCAgtgatggagacagagacacagagtggGAAGAGGAAGTGGCGCTGATGCGACGCAGAGCTCTCACAGTGAGTGGAGGATGGAAGGAGCAGCTGGTGgatggagaggaagatgaaaagaGGGACAG TGCTGTCTTTTCAGACGGTGTAAACGTGGACTGGTCTGGTTGGTGCTTTGATGATGACGAAGTCATGGATCATTTAGAACCCGAACATGAGGGGCTTCTGGAGGGCATCAGCCGATCTCTGGCCTCTTGGGACCTTCAAGGACATTCAGAGCATGAGGACGGAGAATGTAGTCAGGTGTAG